A region from the Thermodesulfobacteriota bacterium genome encodes:
- a CDS encoding DNA-formamidopyrimidine glycosylase family protein: protein MPELPDVQVFKELFDATWLDKRIAAVLQCDGMLLEGVSLGGLRQRLTGHSFRRTERHGKHLFACLDAESCLVLQLGPGGFLAAFRDGEKAPDHSRLLLRFEDGQHLAYCCRLQLGRISLAASVEAFIASRNLGPDALALCSDQQAFAARLAGHHGALRTLLTNQKVLAGIGNAYADEILFHLGLHPRQRAADLRQDERRELAATTRHVLETAIDNRAGAGGWPKNWLMPRREDGQHCPCCSGTIRRTTVAGRDAYFCSCHQDEAR from the coding sequence ATGCCGGAGCTGCCCGATGTCCAGGTCTTCAAGGAGCTCTTCGACGCCACCTGGCTTGACAAGCGGATCGCCGCTGTGCTGCAGTGCGATGGCATGCTCCTGGAAGGCGTCTCGCTCGGAGGGCTGCGCCAGCGCCTGACCGGACACAGCTTCCGCCGCACGGAGCGCCACGGCAAGCACCTCTTCGCCTGCCTGGATGCGGAATCGTGCCTGGTGCTGCAGCTCGGCCCGGGCGGATTCTTAGCCGCCTTCCGGGACGGCGAGAAGGCTCCGGACCACAGCCGGCTCCTGCTGCGCTTCGAGGATGGCCAGCACCTGGCCTATTGTTGCCGCCTTCAGCTGGGCCGGATCAGCCTGGCCGCCAGCGTCGAGGCCTTCATCGCCAGCAGGAATCTCGGCCCCGACGCCCTGGCGCTGTGCAGCGATCAGCAGGCCTTCGCGGCTCGCCTGGCCGGACACCACGGCGCGCTCCGGACCCTGCTCACGAACCAGAAGGTGCTGGCCGGCATCGGCAATGCCTACGCGGACGAGATCCTCTTCCACCTGGGGCTCCACCCCAGGCAGCGGGCCGCTGACCTCCGGCAGGACGAGCGCCGGGAGCTGGCCGCCACCACCAGGCACGTGCTGGAGACCGCCATCGACAACCGGGCCGGCGCCGGCGGCTGGCCGAAAAACTGGCTCATGCCCCGGCGGGAGGACGGCCAGCACTGCCCCTGCTGCTCCGGCACCATCCGGCGCACCACCGTTGCCGGGCGCGACGCCTATTTCTGCTCCTGCCATCAGGATGAAGCCCGGTAG
- a CDS encoding glycosyltransferase, whose amino-acid sequence MRISMFTNTFLPHIGGVARSVSAFAEDLRAMGHQVLVVAPTFEGQPRNEDADQVLRVTAIQRFNGSDFSVHIPLPGVIDDRINDFQPEIIHSHHPFLLGDAALRAARRRDLPVVFTHHTLYERYTHYVPFDSAVMKRFVIHLAVAYANLCHRVIAPSTSIKALLEGRGVTAPVEVLPSGVDLDFFQAGRPEVFRRRMGIPAGQRIIGHVGRLAREKNLAFLAGAVSRFLAEREGFVFVVAGTGDSRDEIIRICEARGVGHRLILPGVLRGQELADCYRAMDLFVFASHSETQGLVLAEAMAAGVPVIALAASGVGDVVEDGKNGRILPAGSPEEAFASAMAAAFDSGAVRLWQPAALSAARRFARPRCAARLAALYETTLSGATSHRHETDLLDTVRRSLAAEWELLQEKAAAVRQSLQDAPGPGPAQYRL is encoded by the coding sequence ATGCGGATCTCCATGTTCACCAACACCTTCCTGCCGCACATCGGCGGCGTCGCCCGCTCGGTCTCGGCCTTTGCCGAGGACCTGCGGGCCATGGGGCATCAGGTGCTGGTGGTGGCCCCCACCTTCGAAGGCCAGCCCCGAAACGAGGATGCGGACCAGGTCCTCCGAGTGACGGCGATTCAGAGATTCAACGGCAGCGACTTTTCGGTGCACATCCCGCTGCCCGGGGTGATCGACGACCGCATCAATGATTTCCAGCCGGAGATCATCCACAGCCACCACCCCTTCCTGCTGGGAGACGCCGCGCTGCGCGCCGCCCGCCGCCGGGACCTGCCCGTTGTCTTCACCCACCACACCCTCTACGAGCGGTACACCCATTACGTGCCCTTCGATTCCGCGGTGATGAAGCGGTTTGTCATCCACCTCGCCGTCGCCTACGCCAATCTCTGCCACCGGGTGATCGCGCCATCGACCAGCATCAAGGCCCTCCTGGAGGGCCGCGGTGTCACCGCGCCGGTGGAGGTGCTGCCCAGCGGCGTTGATCTCGATTTCTTCCAGGCCGGGCGGCCGGAGGTCTTCCGGCGCCGGATGGGCATCCCCGCCGGCCAGCGCATCATCGGCCACGTGGGCCGCCTGGCCCGGGAGAAGAACCTGGCCTTTCTCGCTGGCGCAGTGAGCCGCTTCCTTGCGGAGCGGGAGGGGTTTGTCTTTGTGGTGGCGGGGACGGGCGACAGCCGGGACGAGATCATTCGGATCTGCGAGGCGAGGGGCGTCGGCCATCGTCTGATCCTGCCGGGCGTCCTCCGGGGCCAGGAGCTCGCCGACTGCTACCGGGCGATGGATCTTTTTGTGTTCGCCTCGCACTCCGAGACCCAGGGGCTGGTGCTGGCGGAGGCCATGGCCGCCGGGGTACCGGTGATCGCCCTTGCCGCCTCCGGGGTCGGTGACGTGGTGGAGGACGGGAAGAACGGTCGCATCCTGCCTGCCGGCAGCCCGGAGGAGGCCTTTGCCTCGGCCATGGCCGCGGCCTTCGACAGCGGCGCGGTGAGGCTCTGGCAGCCGGCTGCCCTGTCCGCGGCCCGGCGGTTTGCCCGGCCCCGGTGCGCCGCCCGGCTGGCGGCCCTGTACGAGACCACCCTGAGTGGCGCCACCAGCCACCGGCACGAAACCGATCTTCTGGACACCGTCCGCCGCAGCCTGGCCGCGGAATGGGAGCTGCTGCAGGAAAAGGCGGCGGCGGTGCGGCAGAGCCTGCAGGACGCCCCCGGCCCGGGGCCGGCTCAATACCGGCTGTAA
- a CDS encoding TusE/DsrC/DsvC family sulfur relay protein, giving the protein MSTLQIAGQAIEIDENGFMQRTDQWNEEVARELARREGYEGLDDRQLAIIRFMRDYYLKFAAFPILQTVCHQIHEGKGCINEAFINPEKAWKIAGLPKLDTIQFVPVEGEHYVMQECC; this is encoded by the coding sequence ATGAGCACATTGCAGATCGCTGGCCAAGCCATCGAGATCGACGAGAACGGCTTCATGCAGAGGACCGACCAGTGGAACGAGGAGGTCGCCCGGGAGTTGGCCAGGAGGGAAGGCTACGAAGGCCTGGATGACCGGCAGCTGGCGATCATCCGCTTCATGCGCGACTACTACCTCAAGTTCGCGGCCTTTCCGATCCTGCAGACGGTCTGCCATCAGATCCACGAGGGCAAGGGATGCATCAACGAGGCCTTCATCAATCCGGAGAAGGCCTGGAAGATTGCCGGCCTGCCCAAGCTGGACACCATCCAGTTTGTGCCCGTCGAAGGCGAGCACTACGTCATGCAGGAGTGCTGCTGA
- a CDS encoding NAD(P)H-binding protein, with the protein MPPVHCVTGAFGFSGSYIAKRLLAAGLAVQTLTGSLERASPLRPAVRALPFHFDHFEQLVQSLRGVAVLYNTYWVRFNYRDFGYAQAVRHSATLLAAAKEAGVGRIVQISITNAAEDSPLEYFRGKAEVERLLAETGIPYTVLRPALLFGPEDIVINNIAWLLRHLPVFPLFGLGRYRLRPVFVDDLAALAVAQGAAAGRAVIDAVGPETFSFRDLVATIGRAIGKNRPRVPVPPALGFLVARLAGLVVHDVVVTRDEITGLMQGLLDVPSPATGDTRLTAWLAQHGATIGRHYAGELSRRDDRRSPYSRY; encoded by the coding sequence ATGCCACCAGTCCACTGCGTCACCGGTGCCTTCGGCTTTTCCGGCAGCTACATCGCCAAGCGGCTTCTGGCCGCCGGCCTGGCGGTCCAGACCCTCACCGGCTCCCTGGAGCGGGCCAGCCCCTTGCGGCCGGCGGTCAGGGCCTTGCCGTTCCATTTCGACCACTTCGAGCAGCTGGTGCAATCCTTGCGGGGGGTGGCCGTCCTGTACAACACCTACTGGGTCCGGTTCAATTACCGGGACTTCGGCTACGCCCAGGCGGTACGCCATTCCGCCACCCTGCTCGCCGCGGCCAAGGAGGCGGGGGTGGGCCGCATTGTCCAGATCAGCATCACCAACGCGGCCGAGGATTCGCCCCTGGAGTACTTCCGGGGCAAGGCAGAGGTGGAGCGGCTGCTGGCGGAAACCGGCATCCCGTACACCGTGCTGCGGCCGGCGCTTCTCTTCGGGCCGGAGGACATCGTGATCAACAACATCGCCTGGCTCCTCAGGCACCTGCCGGTCTTTCCCCTCTTTGGCCTTGGCCGCTACCGCCTGCGTCCCGTCTTCGTGGACGACCTGGCGGCCCTGGCGGTGGCGCAAGGGGCAGCCGCGGGCCGCGCCGTCATCGATGCCGTGGGCCCGGAGACCTTCTCCTTCCGGGACCTGGTCGCCACCATCGGCCGGGCCATCGGCAAAAACCGGCCCCGGGTCCCGGTGCCGCCGGCTTTGGGCTTTCTCGTCGCCCGGCTGGCCGGCCTTGTGGTGCACGATGTGGTGGTGACTCGGGACGAGATCACGGGCCTTATGCAGGGCCTCCTGGATGTGCCGTCCCCGGCCACCGGCGACACCCGGCTCACCGCCTGGCTGGCCCAGCATGGCGCCACCATCGGCCGCCACTATGCCGGCGAGCTGTCCCGGCGCGACGACCGGCGCTCCCCTTACAGCCGGTATTGA
- a CDS encoding class II SORL domain-containing protein, translating into MTGIGELYHHDDWKKEKHVPVIEAPAVVGPDVPFEVSVQVGKDIAHPNTTGHHIRWIQVFFLPEGGKFAYQVGEFAFTAHGESTEGADTGPVHTDHRVRFALTLKASGTLFATSYCNIHGLWESSTAIAIR; encoded by the coding sequence ATGACCGGCATCGGCGAGCTTTATCATCATGATGACTGGAAGAAGGAAAAACATGTGCCGGTGATCGAGGCGCCGGCCGTCGTGGGGCCTGATGTGCCCTTCGAGGTGTCGGTGCAGGTGGGCAAGGACATCGCCCATCCCAATACCACCGGCCACCACATCCGCTGGATCCAGGTCTTCTTTCTGCCGGAAGGCGGCAAGTTTGCCTATCAGGTGGGGGAGTTTGCCTTCACGGCCCATGGCGAATCCACGGAAGGCGCGGATACCGGGCCGGTGCACACCGATCATCGGGTGCGCTTTGCCCTGACCCTCAAGGCCTCCGGCACCCTGTTTGCCACCTCCTATTGCAATATCCACGGCCTGTGGGAGAGCAGCACGGCAATCGCCATCCGATGA
- a CDS encoding response regulator codes for MSEPQPDIHLLSVEDNYADFLLLREMLADESQPVYEMEHTPTLAAGLDRLQQGGVDVVLLDLGLPDSRGLDTFLRAKKEAGDLPIIVMTGADDLELALRAVQQGAQDYLVKGKISPSVLVRAIRYAIERAKLVQSLHEALDQLRTLKGLIPICASCKKIRQDDGLWVQLEAYFRRHAGVDFSHGICKECALELYPELMAARQAEGEKKGDPPAGHRRR; via the coding sequence ATGTCCGAGCCCCAGCCCGACATCCACCTGCTGTCTGTGGAGGACAACTACGCCGATTTCCTGCTGTTGCGGGAGATGTTGGCGGACGAGAGCCAGCCGGTCTACGAGATGGAGCACACGCCCACCCTGGCCGCCGGCCTCGACCGCCTGCAGCAAGGGGGGGTGGACGTGGTGCTGCTGGATCTCGGCCTGCCGGACAGCCGCGGCCTCGACACCTTCCTGCGGGCCAAGAAGGAGGCCGGGGACCTGCCGATCATCGTGATGACCGGGGCGGACGACCTGGAGCTGGCCCTGCGGGCGGTGCAGCAGGGGGCGCAGGACTACCTGGTGAAGGGCAAGATCAGCCCGTCCGTCCTGGTGCGGGCGATCCGCTACGCCATCGAACGGGCCAAGCTCGTGCAGAGCCTGCACGAGGCCCTCGATCAGCTGCGGACCCTCAAGGGGCTCATCCCCATCTGCGCCTCCTGCAAAAAGATCCGCCAGGACGACGGCCTGTGGGTGCAGCTGGAGGCGTACTTCCGCCGCCATGCCGGGGTGGATTTCTCCCACGGCATCTGCAAGGAGTGCGCCCTCGAGCTGTACCCGGAGCTGATGGCCGCTCGCCAGGCCGAGGGCGAGAAGAAGGGCGATCCGCCGGCAGGACACCGCAGACGGTAG
- the gpmA gene encoding 2,3-diphosphoglycerate-dependent phosphoglycerate mutase — translation MPTLVLLRHGQSTWNLDNRFTGWTDVDLSAQGIAEAQQAGRILKSEGFRFDIAFTSVLRRAIRTLWLALEEMDLMWLPVVKSWRLNERHYGALQGLNKAEVAARHGDEQVLTWRRSYTTRPPGLSDDDPRLALDDPRYRELGDAIPRTESLQDTVARFMPLWTEKIAPAIRDGQRVLIAAHGNSLRALVKHLDRVSDQDIVQLNIPTGIPLVYELDESLQPCRHFYLGDPEAVAKAAAAVAAQASQGNSTIEQVAMPAPEVRSGGLP, via the coding sequence ATGCCCACCCTTGTCCTGCTCCGCCACGGCCAGAGCACCTGGAACCTCGACAACCGCTTCACCGGCTGGACCGATGTCGATCTGTCGGCCCAGGGCATCGCCGAGGCCCAGCAGGCCGGCCGGATCCTGAAGTCCGAGGGCTTCCGCTTCGATATCGCCTTCACCTCGGTGCTGCGGCGGGCGATCAGGACGCTGTGGCTGGCCCTGGAGGAGATGGATCTCATGTGGCTGCCGGTGGTCAAAAGCTGGCGGCTCAACGAGCGGCACTACGGGGCCCTGCAGGGGCTGAACAAGGCCGAGGTGGCGGCCCGGCACGGTGACGAGCAGGTGCTCACCTGGCGGCGCAGCTACACCACCCGGCCGCCGGGCTTAAGCGATGACGACCCGCGGCTGGCGCTGGACGATCCCCGCTACCGGGAGCTGGGGGACGCCATCCCCCGCACCGAGTCGCTTCAGGACACGGTGGCTCGTTTCATGCCGTTGTGGACCGAGAAGATCGCCCCGGCCATCCGGGATGGCCAGCGGGTCCTGATCGCCGCCCATGGCAACAGCCTGCGGGCCCTGGTCAAGCACCTCGACCGGGTGTCCGACCAGGACATCGTCCAGCTCAACATCCCCACCGGCATTCCCCTCGTCTATGAGCTGGACGAAAGCCTGCAGCCCTGCCGCCACTTCTACCTGGGGGATCCGGAGGCGGTGGCCAAGGCCGCCGCAGCGGTGGCGGCCCAGGCCAGCCAAGGAAACTCGACCATCGAGCAGGTTGCCATGCCCGCGCCGGAAGTCCGCTCTGGTGGCCTCCCATAA